A segment of the Longimicrobiaceae bacterium genome:
CCGCTGCGGTAGTTCTCCGTCATGGCGATGATGGGGCCCTGGTCGATGCCAAGGTAGTCGGTGTCGAACCACCCCACGCCGGGAACGACGCGGCCGTGGTGCACGGGGACGGCCAGGTCGAAGGTGGGATTGAAGGCGTCGAGGAACCCGTATCTGCCGAACAGGTCGTCGCCGTACCTGCGCCGCATCTCCTTCATCGCGGGGATCGCCACCTCGGGCGCGAAGGCGATGGAGCCGCCCGCTGCGGTGGGGGCGAGCGTGCCGTCGTCGCGGACCTCGGTGAAGCTCGCGCCGCGCGCCGCGTAGGTGAAGAAGTGGCGCCGGCGGCCGTGCACGTCGTAGTCGCCGTCCACCGGGCCGTCGCTCGCGCTCAGCCCCCACAGGTCCGCGCCGTAGCCCTTCCACCCGTCGGGGTTGGCAATGGCGTACTCCCGCTGCGCCAGCGTGGCGCGGCGCGAGTTCTCGAAGTAGTCGATGCCCTTCTCGCGCATGAACGGGTCGCGGATGCCGCGGAAGTCGATCCACACCTGGCTGTACTGGTGCCCGAAGAGCGGCGCGAAGCTGAGGTGCTCCTGCCCGTAGTAGGTGCCCCACTTGTAGGTGGATGCCCACGCCGTCCACGCGTCCGGCTCGATGGGGTGCGTGGGCGAGCCGAGCGCCATCACGTAGAGCAGCATCCCCTCGTTCAGCCCGTGCCAGTCGTAGTCGATGAAGCCGCTCTCCGGCTTCCATCCCATGCCCAGCAGCGGAGGCCGGACCTGCATCCACTTCCAGTCCGCCCGCAGGTACAGCGAGTCCGCGAGCGCGCGGATCTCCGCCTCGTCCGCGCCCGGCCCGTCGAAGTATTCGCCGCATGTGAGCACGCCGGCCAGCAGCAGCGAGGTGTCGATGGTGGAAAGCTCCACGTCCTTGAACCGCTCGCCTGTCCCCATGTCCAGGAAGTGGTAGAAGAGGCCGCGGTAGCCCGCCATCCCCGTCGCGCCCGGCCCCTGCGGCGCGCGCCACAGGAACCGCAGCGTCTCCACCGTGCGCTGTGCCGCCTCCCGTCGCGTCACGAGCTTCCGTTCGACGCCGATGGGATACGACGTGAGCGCGAACCCGACCGCCGCCACGCTGCTGAACGACGGCGTGGGCCACCGGTCCGGCACCAGCCGCGTGCGCGGGTCGGACAGCTCCCAGAAGTAGCCGAACGTGCGCTGCTGCAGCGTGTCCAGGAACGGATCGTCACGCCGCGGCACCGACGCATCAGGCGGCGGGAGATCCGCGATGGACGAGGTGCGCGCGGCGTTGCAGGCGGCGAGGGAGAGCAGCAGGGTGCCGAGGACGGCGGAGGATCGCATTCGGTTGCGCCGGAGCCGGTGGAACGAGGTGCGCCCGGCATCCAGCCCTCGCGGGAAGGATGCCGGGCGCGTGTTCACGTCAGAAGCCGTACGTGGCGCCCAGCTGGAAGCGCCGCGGGAAGCCCACCGTGCAGTTGGGCTTGCCCACGTTCGGGTTGCCCTCGGGCGGGATGAAGTCGTTGAAGCAGCCGTAGTTGGTGGCGTTCGTCACGTTGAACGCCTCGCCCACCACCGCCAGCCGCTGCCGCGGCGCGAAGGTGAAGCCCTTCTCCAGCCGCAGGTCGAGCTGCCGGTACGCGAACGCGTCCGGGAAGATGAAGCTCTGCTTGTCCGGGTAGCCGCCGCGGAAGTCGATGTCGTTGGGCCCGAAGCCGCGTGTGGCGTCGATGATGGTGAACGAGCTGCCGCTGTTGAGGCTCAGCAGCGAGCTGAAGCGGAAGTCCCACGGCAGGCCCACGATGCCGGTGGCCACGATCGCGTGGCGCTGGTCGCCGGGGCTGGGGTAGCGGCCCGTGTCCTCGATGCGCGGGCGGTCCAGGCTGAACAGGTCGCGGCCGTTCTGCGTGGCTTTCGAATACGTGTAGTTCAGCGTGGCGCCCCAGCGCGAGGCCGCCGTGTACGGGCGCTCGGCCTTGAGGTAGAGCGCGTCGTACCAGGTGCGCTTGGCGTCGCTGGACACGAACACCGCGGCGTATGACGCCAGCGAGCGGCAGCAGGGGCCGGTGGCGGGGATGGCCGTGGGGTTGTTCGGGTCCACCTGCCGGTTGCCGCGGATCCACGAGAGCAGGTTGTGGCCGCGCACGCCGGTGTACGTGGCCGAGAGCTGCCACGACGACACCGCCTGCCGGATGCCCAGGCTCCACTGCTGCGACATGGGCGGGCGCGTGTTGTTGTCGAGCAGGAACACCTCGGGGTTGGGCGCGCTGCCGCTGGCGATGAGCTGGTCCAGCCCGGCCGCCGTCCCGTACTCGGGCCGCCAGACGATGGTGGGCGTGCCGTTGCGCGGCGCGCCGTTGGTGGAGAACTGGAAGGTGCGCACCGCGTACTGGCGGCGGTACTTCTCGTCGACGATGGCGTTGTAGAAGGTGCGGTCGTAGAAGATGCCGAAGCCGGCGAACACCACCGTGCGCTTGTCGCCCGTGACGTCGAACGAGGCGCCCACCCGCGGCTGGAACGCGCCGTAGAAGGGCGGCCGGTCGGACTTGCCGCTGGTGAAGTAGCTGGACGGCACGAAGCCGCTCAGCGAGTCGCGCAGCGCCTGGGGCGTCACGTAGTCGTTGTTCAGCATGTCCGTCTCGTAGTCCCAGCGCAGGCCCAGGTTGAGCAGCAGGCGCCGCGTGGGGCTCCAGTCGTCCTGCACGTACACGCCCAGCTGCCGGTTCTTGGCGCTTAGATCCGGGTTGCCCACGCCGTACTGCGCCTGCGTGGGCACGTCCAGGCTGTCCGGCCGGTAGGTGTACACCGGGTT
Coding sequences within it:
- a CDS encoding glucoamylase family protein, with amino-acid sequence MRSSAVLGTLLLSLAACNAARTSSIADLPPPDASVPRRDDPFLDTLQQRTFGYFWELSDPRTRLVPDRWPTPSFSSVAAVGFALTSYPIGVERKLVTRREAAQRTVETLRFLWRAPQGPGATGMAGYRGLFYHFLDMGTGERFKDVELSTIDTSLLLAGVLTCGEYFDGPGADEAEIRALADSLYLRADWKWMQVRPPLLGMGWKPESGFIDYDWHGLNEGMLLYVMALGSPTHPIEPDAWTAWASTYKWGTYYGQEHLSFAPLFGHQYSQVWIDFRGIRDPFMREKGIDYFENSRRATLAQREYAIANPDGWKGYGADLWGLSASDGPVDGDYDVHGRRRHFFTYAARGASFTEVRDDGTLAPTAAGGSIAFAPEVAIPAMKEMRRRYGDDLFGRYGFLDAFNPTFDLAVPVHHGRVVPGVGWFDTDYLGIDQGPIIAMTENYRSGLVWKLMRKNPHIARGLRRAGFTGGWLDAPGAPK